One genomic region from Pyxicephalus adspersus chromosome 1, UCB_Pads_2.0, whole genome shotgun sequence encodes:
- the PKP1 gene encoding plakophilin-1 produces MLTSPSPLKTALASEHFVWQNESSLALPSDVHLKSGTSGDQRVKEQVMMTVKRQKPRASQSSTMNYGNRASSMYETLEDSYNMNRNSYVSGNQQSKYQSGSSWGYQPQYNGTLKKETKRFSSQSQFDNYGRQQFMSVGGPISPGSDYGYMQTLKSSRSEPDLTGPNMRPTHRRQTIYNAQYQNPQQQRRSVRGSNNNSSFYSQQSSQFKTTNMPARTPSSISAGQRQQNYSTMQRYEPSYVQKQETYAPPQIPSRMESRDEFDGQSMTIEKAVELLSYDKYQTSGANYIQHTCYQDENAKNVVYQHNGIPKLIALLDSPNQNVQQAAAGALRNLVFKNNPNKIETSQKGGVRAAVNLLRRTPNEETQKQLTGLLWNLSSTDQLKDELVREALPVLNECVVIPFSGWTENGVSNNKSGMHPEIFFNATGCLRNLSSAEVGRQAMRNTPGLVDSLMYYIKKQVANNNPDDKSVENCACILHNLSYHLDSEVPNKYSQLSDQMLRNQQTDKASTGCFSNKSEKIQNNNFELPLPEEDVNPKGASLLSHSSAIKTYLSLLGQSKKDSILEASAGALQNLTASKGVMSNGMSQIIGLKENGLPQITRLLQSGNSDVVKTGASLLSNMSRHPALHRSMGTQVLPDVSRLLSQTSTSTTNSEDILSSACYTMRNLVMSQPQMAKQSLSTNLVGNLVNMCKSGASPKAAEAARLFLTDMWSQKELQGILKQQGLDKSFMGSLASSALRNTVSRVF; encoded by the exons ATGTTGACCTCACCATCTCCACTGAAAACAGCTTTAGCATCAGAACATTTTGTGTGGCAAAATGAATCCTCTCTGGCATTGCCCTCAGACGTGCATCTGAAAAGTGGTACCAGTGGAGACCAACGTGTCAAAGAACAAGTGATGATGACAGTAAAGAGGCAAAAGCCAAGGGCTTCTCAATCTTCTACGATGAACTATGGCAACAGAG CCTCCTCTATGTATGAAACCCTGGAAGATTCTTACAATATGAATCGCAACAGCTATGTTTCAGGCAACCAGCAATCTAAGTACCAGAGTGGTAGCAGCTGGGGATACCAG cccCAGTACAATGGCACTCTTAAGAAGGAAACCAAGCGCTTTAGCTCACAAAGTCAATTTGACAACTATGGTCGACAGCAATTCATGTCCGTTGGAGGCCCTATTAGTCCAGGAAGTGACTATGGCTACATGCAAACCCTTAAAAGCAGTCGAAGTGAGCCAGATCTCACAGGTCCCAATATGAGACCCACCCATCGCCGTCAGACCATCTATAATGCTCAGTACCAGAATCCTCAGCAACAACGTCGTTCTGTTAGGGGAAGTAACAATAACTCAAGCTTTTACAGCCAACAAAGCTCACAGTTTAAGACAACAAACATGCCAGCACGCACACCATCTTCCATCTCAGCTGGACAACGTCAGCAAAATTACTCCACTATGCAGAGATATGAGCCAAGTTATGTTCAAAAGCAGGAAACCTATGCACCTCCACAAATACCATCCAG AATGGAGTCCCGTGATGAATTTGATGGGCAATCTATGACAATCGAAAAGGCAGTGGAACTTCTATCATATGACAAATACCAGACCTCTGGAGCCAATTATATACAACACACGTGCTATCAAGATGAAAACGCTAAGAATGTG GTATACCAGCACAATGGAATCCCAAAGCTAATCGCTCTGTTAGACAGCCCAAATCAGAATGTACAACAAGCAGCAGCTGGTGCACTAAGGAATCTGGTCTTCAAAAATAACCCAAATAAAATTGAAACAAGTCAAAAAGGAGGTGTCCGTGCAGCTGTCAACCTTCTGAGGAGAACCCCCAATGAAGAGACTCAGAAGCAATTAACAG GTCTTCTGTGGAATTTGTCCTCAACAGACCAACTAAAAGATGAACTTGTTAGGGAAGCTCTTCCTGTCTTGAATGAATGTGTAGTGATTCCATTCTCTGGCTGGACAGAGAATGGAGTATCTAATAACAAAAGTGGTATGCaccctgaaatattttttaatgccacTGGGTGTTTAAG AAATCTTAGTTCAGCAGAGGTTGGTCGTCAAGCAATGCGTAACACTCCAGGGCTGGTGGACTCTCTTATGTATTATATCAAGAAACAAGTGGCCAATAATAACCCTGATGACAAG TCAGTAGAGAACTGTGCCTGTATTCTGCACAATCTTTCCTACCATTTGGATTCTGAGGTGCCCAATAAGTATTCTCAACTGAGTGACCAAATGCTGCGCAACCAGCAAACAGACAAAGCTTCAACTGGTTGTTTCAGCAATAAGAGTGAGAAGATACAG aataaTAACTTTGAGCTGCCACTTCCTGAAGAAGATGTTAATCCTAAAGGGGCCAGTCTGCTATCTCACTCCAGTGCTATAAAGACATACTTGTCTCTTCTGGGGCAGAGTAAAAAAGATTCCATCTTGGAAGCAAGTGCTGGAGCTCTACAAAATCTGACTGCAAGCAAGGGGGTG ATGTCCAATGGGATGAGTCAGATTATTGGCCTAAAGGAAAATGGACTCCCACAAATTACACGATTGCTCCAATCTGGAAATTCTGATGTTGTAAAAACAGGAGCATCTCTGCTAAGCAACATGTCGCGCCACCCAGCTCTTCACAGAAGCATGG GTACCCAGGTGCTTCCAGATGTCTCTCGCCTTCTGTCCCAAACCTCTACAAGTACAACAAACTCAGAAGATATATTGTCCTCAGCCTGTTACACCATGAGAAATCTTGTTATGTCCCAGCCACAAATGGCAAAGCAAAGCCTTTCTACCAATCTAGTGGGAAATTTGGTCAATATGTGCAAGAGTGG aGCCTCACCCAAAGCTGCAGAAGCTGCTCGTCTTTTCCTAACAGATATGTGGTCTCAGAAGGAGCTTCAAGGGATACTTAAACAG CAAGGACTGGATAAGAGTTTCATGGGATCACTAGCAAGTTCTGCGCTTCGAAACACAGTTTCACGagttttttaa